The Triticum aestivum cultivar Chinese Spring chromosome 3A, IWGSC CS RefSeq v2.1, whole genome shotgun sequence genome includes a region encoding these proteins:
- the LOC123063025 gene encoding uncharacterized protein isoform X1 produces the protein MAMAASWWALLMAVVAAAAAGCGEAAPTAAAEAAHDVLQSHGLPRGLLPAGIAAFTHDPATGRFEAVLESPCTARTEVGLRYNVTVAGQITYGRIAELSGVDAQDLFLWFAVRSIRVDVPSSGVIYFDVGVVYKHFPLSFFEAPPPCVPTSLILLQPHQGRRISGGRRRRVATMMG, from the exons ATGGCGATGGCGGCGTCGTGGTGGGCGCTGCTGATGGCGgtggtggctgcggcggcggcggggtgcggcgaggcggcgccgacggcggcggccGAGGCGGCGCACGACGTGCTGCAGTCCCACGGCCTCCCGCGCGGGCTGCTCCCCGCCGGGATCGCGGCGTTCACGCACGACCCCGCCACCGGCCGGTTCGAGGCGGTCCTGGAGTCCCCCTGCACGGCGCGCACCGAGGTTGGCCTGCGGTACAACGTGACCGTCGCCGGGCAGATCACGTACGGCCGGATCGCGGAGCTCTCGGGTGTCGACGCGCAGGACCTCTTCCTCTGGTTCGCCGTGCGCAGCATCCGCGTTGACGTGCCCTCCTCCGGCGTCATCTACTTCGACGTCGGGGTCGTCTACAAGCACTTCCCTCTGTCGTTCTTCGAGGCCCCGCCGCCGTGCGTGCCCACCTCGCTCATCCTCCTGCAACCACATCAG GGACGACGGATCAGTGGTGGAAGACGGCGCCGCGTTGCAACAATGATGGGATGA
- the LOC123063025 gene encoding uncharacterized protein isoform X2: MAMAASWWALLMAVVAAAAAGCGEAAPTAAAEAAHDVLQSHGLPRGLLPAGIAAFTHDPATGRFEAVLESPCTARTEVGLRYNVTVAGQITYGRIAELSGVDAQDLFLWFAVRSIRVDVPSSGVIYFDVGVVYKHFPLSFFEAPPPCVPTSLILLQPHQIRDDGSVVEDGAALQQ, from the exons ATGGCGATGGCGGCGTCGTGGTGGGCGCTGCTGATGGCGgtggtggctgcggcggcggcggggtgcggcgaggcggcgccgacggcggcggccGAGGCGGCGCACGACGTGCTGCAGTCCCACGGCCTCCCGCGCGGGCTGCTCCCCGCCGGGATCGCGGCGTTCACGCACGACCCCGCCACCGGCCGGTTCGAGGCGGTCCTGGAGTCCCCCTGCACGGCGCGCACCGAGGTTGGCCTGCGGTACAACGTGACCGTCGCCGGGCAGATCACGTACGGCCGGATCGCGGAGCTCTCGGGTGTCGACGCGCAGGACCTCTTCCTCTGGTTCGCCGTGCGCAGCATCCGCGTTGACGTGCCCTCCTCCGGCGTCATCTACTTCGACGTCGGGGTCGTCTACAAGCACTTCCCTCTGTCGTTCTTCGAGGCCCCGCCGCCGTGCGTGCCCACCTCGCTCATCCTCCTGCAACCACATCAG ATTAGGGACGACGGATCAGTGGTGGAAGACGGCGCCGCGTTGCAACAATGA
- the LOC123058996 gene encoding zinc finger MYM-type protein 1 gives MKRTGDIASLFLRYGSKKKVAAPFSPPSPAPVAPAGEQQTLESVQERVNEEIVDSSPPAPSPPPPPSPPPPSVYDISRLPHDPGDRLPIASYPVNDQDAVRRAYILKRPFQPYAHQFESRNIGGRDRQFNPLWFHKHHWLEYSISKKAGFCFVCYLFKDKKTSGNRTNAFTEDGWRTWNREDALVKHEGGVASVHQAAQERYNLFVSPRASQIDNIMVKGNNEDLRLYKIRLTYSLRCLRFLLHQGLAFRGHRENEESSNRGNFIELLKWLATNSEEVNKYVLNNAPRNCKLTSPGIQQQIIQCCAIETRKKIIEELGDDHYAILADESSDVSHKEQLALCLRFVDKLGRPCEHFLGVVHVGDTTSLSLKEAIEDLLVDKHLTMSQIRGQGYDGASNMKGEIKGLKTLIMRESPSAYYVHCFAHQLQLVLVAVAKGNDDCVWFFDRVSLLLNIVGVSCKRHDMLRNVRLHNIMKAIECGELETGTGLNQEMGLPRPGETRWGSHYRTVRNIIDMYAEIRDVLISLGKDTSQRAEWPKIHSIVGVFESFDFVFNAHLMFLILGYTNDLSECLQRRDQDILTAMSLVRLAKSRMQELRSNGWDAFLEKVTSFCNKHGIEVPVMENNYVPYGRSTRFVQPQTNADHFRREIYIGIIDKISQELDNRFDEVNMELLSCMSALNPANSFAAFDAQKVRRLAEFYPNDFSSSDLMHLEMQLDNYIDDMRKDDNFKGLENLVDLSVKLVQTRRHIVHNLVYLLLKLVLLLPVATASVERAFSAMSVVKNKLRNKMGDSLLDDCLVTYIERDAFSKVTEDNIIETFMVLRRRYTDK, from the coding sequence ATGAAGCGGACAGGAGACATTGCATCGCTTTTTTTGAGATATGGATCCAAGAAGAAGGTAGCTGCTCCTTTTTCACCTCCTTCTCCGGCACCGGTAGCGCCCGCAGGGGAACAACAAACCTTAGAATCAGTGCAAGAGAGAGTAAATGAAGAAATTGTGGATTCATCACCACCAgcgccatcgccgccaccgccgccgtcgccgccaccaccatctGTTTATGATATTAGTCGCCTTCCACATGATCCGGGGGATAGACTGCCCATTGCGTCTTATCCTGTCAATGATCAAGATGCCGTTCGACGAGCATATATCCTCAAGCGTCCGTTCCAACCATATGCACATCAATTTGAAAGCAGAAATATTGGAGGCAGAGATCGGCAATTCAATCCTCTCTGGTTTCATAAACATCATTGGCTTGAATATAGTATTAGCAAGAAAGCTGGATTCTGCTTTGTGTGCTACTTGTTCAAAGATAAAAAAACCAGTGGCAATAGAACCAATGCATTTACTGAAGATGGTTGGAGAACTTGGAATAGAGAGGATGCGCTTGTAAAGCATGAAGGTGGTGTAGCAAGTGTGCACCAGGCAGCTCAAGAGAGATACAACTTATTTGTTAGCCCCCGTGCTTCTCAAATTGATAATATTATGGTGAAGGGGAATAATGAGGATCTACGTCTTTACAAGATCCGATTGACTTATTCACTTAGATGTTTGAGGTTTCTTTTGCATCAAGGATTGGCCTTCCGTGGACACAGAGAAAATGAAGAGTCTAGCAACAGAGGTAACTTCATTGAGCTTTTGAAATGGCTTGCAACAAATAGTGAAGAGGTGAATAAGTATGTTTTGAATAATGCTCCACGTAATTGCAAATTGACTTCCCCTGGTATACAACAACAAATTATCCAATGTTGTGCAATAGAAACTAGAAAGAAAATTATTGAAGAACTCGGCGATGATCACTATGCTATTCTAGCGGATGAATCTAGCGATGTATCACACAAAGAACAATTGGCTCTGTGCTTGCGTTTTGTTGATAAACTAGGAAGGCCATGTGAGCACTTTCTTGGAGTTGTTCATGTAGGTGATACTACTTCACTGTCACTTAAGGAAGCAATTGAAGATTTACTTGTGGATAAGCATTTAACCATGAGTCAAATTCGTGGGCAAGGTTACGACGGGGCTAGCAATATGAAAGGGGAGATTAAAGGTCTAAAAACATTGATCATGAGAGAGTCACCTTCTGCTTATTATGTCCATTGTTTTGCTCATCAACTCCAACTAGTTCTTGTTGCTGTTGCCAAGGGAAATGATGATTGTGTGTGGTTTTTCGATCGAGTGTCTTTATTGCTGAATATTGTTGGTGTTTCTTGTAAGCGTCATGACATGCTTCGAAATGTTAGACTTCACAATATCATGAAGGCAATTGAATGTGGTGAACTGGAAACTGGGACTGGATTAAATCAAGAGATGGGCTTGCCTAGGCCGGGTGAAACTCGGTGGGGCTCTCATTATAGAACTGTTCGCAACATTATTGATATGTATGCTGAAATTCGTGATGTGCTCATCTCTCTTGGTAAAGATACTTCACAAAGGGCTGAATGGCCGAAAATACATAGTATTGTTGGAGTGTTTGAGTCATTTGACTTTGTTTTCAATGCACACTTGATGTTTCTCATTCTTGGATATACAAATGATTTGTCCGAGTGTTTGCAAAGAAGAGACCAAGATATTCTTACTGCAATGTCACTTGTTAGATTGGCAAAAAGTAGGATGCAAGAACTGAGGTCTAATGGGTGGGATGCATTCCTTGAAAAGGTCACTTCCTTTTGCAACAAACATGGCATTGAAGTTCCTGTAATGGAGAATAATTATGTCCCTTATGGAAGATCAACACGGTTTGTACAACCTCAAACAAATGCAGACCACTTTAGAAGGGAAATTTATATTGGGATTATTGATAAAATCAGTCAAGAGCTCGACAATCGGTTTGATGAGGTCAATATGGAGTTGCTTTCTTGTATGTCGGCCTTGAATCCCGCCAACTCATTTGCTGCTTTTGATGCACAAAAGGTACGTAGACTTGCTGAGTTCTACCCCAATGATTTTTCAAGCTCTGACTTGATGCACCTTGAAATGCAACTTGATAACTATATTGATGACATGAGAAAAGATGACAACTTCAAAGGCCTAGAAAATCTTGTTGATCTCTCAGTTAAGCTTGTTCAAACAAGAAGGCATATAGTTCATAATTTGGTGTACTTGCTTCTAAAATTGGTATTGCTTCTACCGGTGGCAACAGCAAGTGTTGAAAGAGCATTTTCTGCAATGAGTGTGGTCAAAAACAAGTTAAGAAACAAGATGGGTGATAGTCTTTTGGATGATTGCCTAGTCACATACATCGAACGAGATGCTTTCTCCAAAGTGACCGAAGATAATATAATTGAGACTTTCATGGTCTTGAGAAGGCGGTATACCGACAAATAA